A window of the Helianthus annuus cultivar XRQ/B chromosome 4, HanXRQr2.0-SUNRISE, whole genome shotgun sequence genome harbors these coding sequences:
- the LOC110900789 gene encoding dnaJ homolog subfamily B member 14, whose protein sequence is MECNKDEALRAKEISEAKLVEKDFVGAKKFAQKADKLFHGLEGVSHLLVILDVYISSEKKINGEPDWYGVLGVGPTSDDETIRKNYKKLALYLHPDKNKSVGAEGAFKLVSQAWTLLSDKVQKKVYDQSRSPLSPFTNRLVSLRRRQPLLLSPFTNRLVSLRRRQPLLLSPFKRFLGRQTRLHFGLRV, encoded by the coding sequence ATGGAATGCAATAAAGACGAAGCTCTACGGGCCAAAGAGATATCCGAGGCAAAGCTGGTAGAAAAAGATTTCGTGGGAGCGAAAAAGTTCGCACAAAAAGCCGATAAGCTATTTCACGGGCTTGAAGGTGTGTCACATCTATTAGTAATCCTCGATGTTTACATTTCCTCAGAGAAGAAGATCAACGGAGAACCAGATTGGTATGGTGTTCTTGGTGTGGGACCCACAAGTGACGATGAAACTATCAGGAAGAATTATAAGAAACTCGCACTCTATCTTCATCCTGACAAGAACAAATCAGTCGGAGCTGAAGGTGCGTTTAAGCTCGTGTCTCAGGCGTGGACTTTACTCTCTGATAAAGTTCAAAAAAAAGTCTATGACCAAAGCAGAAGCCCGTTAAGCCCGTTTACGAACCGGTTAGTGTCACTCAGAAGACGTCAGCCTCTACTACTAAGCCCGTTTACAAACCGGTTAGTGTCACTCAGAAGACGTCAGCCTCTACTACTAAGCCCGTTCAAACGATTCCTAGGCCGCCAAACACGGCTACATTTTGGACTTCGTGTCTAA